Part of the Paenibacillus kyungheensis genome, ATGTGGTAAATGACTAATGGCTCCCACAATCTCATCGTGCATCACAGGTTCTACTTTTACAATCTGTGCTCTTGTTGTCTGCTCTATCAGATTCCCTAATCGGTCTACAACGTCCTGTGGTACGTTTTCAGGAGGAGTCAGTACATAATATGCATTTTCAAATAAAAGCGCTGAAGCCGCTCCTACTCCTGCTCGTTCTGAACCCGCCATAGGATGGCCACCTATAAAATAAACGGAATCTAGATTCAATTGTGCAGCATGAGCAATAACAGATGCTTTGGTACTACCTACGTCTGTAATAATGCAACCTTGTTTCAGAGGTAAATGGCTTAATTTATCCAAATAAGTACCGATCAGACTCACAGGCACACATAAAAAAATAAAGTCGGCATCCAGTGCCGCCTCTTCGATCGAAAGTGTAGCATGGTCAACAACTTCCCGTTCTTGATACGTATGTATTAATTCCGGGAGGTGCGTGTAGCCCGTTACATATAGATCAGGCTTGCCTTTAAAACATAGTGCAAGCGAGCCACCAATCAGCCCTACACCGAAAATTGCAATTTTAGTTGTCATCACATATCCCACTCATTCTTTATCTGATATCAAGTATGATCAATATCAGGACCATGTCTGCTTATCGTTACAAAAGTTGGCATAGATCCTGATATTGTTATACTTGCACTTACGAAGTTACACTGTTGTTGATTGCTCTTGCATAGATTCTTCTAATGCACGAATAAAGATTTCATTTTCACGTGCTGTTCCGACAGTAACACGAATGTACGTTGGGTATTTCTGATGCCCTGCACGTACAATAACGCCGCGACGCAGCATCGATTGGAATATTTCCAGTGCTTGATGCTTCACATCTACCATAATGAAATTAGTCTGTGACGGGAAGTAATGAAGTCCTAGACGATCAAATTCTGCTGTTAAATATTGAATGCCTTCTTTGTTTTTATCATGACATTCTTGAACAAAATGTTGATCTGCTAATGCTTGACGTGCCGCAGCTTGACCAATTCGAGACGTATTGAACGGTTCACGTACTTGGTTGATCAACTTGATCACATCAGCATGACCTACACCATAACCAATACGAAGCGCAGCCAGACCATAAATTTTGGAGAATGTACGCAAAATGACGACATTTGTATATTTTTCTAGTAACTTAAGACTTTGCGGGTAAGCCGCATCTGTTACATATTCATAGTAAGCTTCATCCAGAACAACCATTACACTACTCGGAACCTGTTCCAAAAAGCCGATTAATTCTTCATGCGATACAATCGTACCTGTTGGATTATTGGGATTACACACCCAGATAATTTTAGTACGTCCATTGACTTGCGCCATCATACCTTCTAGATCGTGTACACCGTCTTTTAAAGGCACTTCATGGACAAGTGCGCCTTCGATATCGGCATTGCTTTTATATACCGAAAACGTCTGAT contains:
- a CDS encoding prephenate dehydrogenase, whose amino-acid sequence is MTTKIAIFGVGLIGGSLALCFKGKPDLYVTGYTHLPELIHTYQEREVVDHATLSIEEAALDADFIFLCVPVSLIGTYLDKLSHLPLKQGCIITDVGSTKASVIAHAAQLNLDSVYFIGGHPMAGSERAGVGAASALLFENAYYVLTPPENVPQDVVDRLGNLIEQTTRAQIVKVEPVMHDEIVGAISHLPHVIAVALVNQIRQYNQENPLYRMLAAGGFRDITRIASSDPIVWRDILLNNRQIILSLLEDWNSGIAEFIELLRQQDSRGIEEQFEKAGAFRDQLPERRKGMIASLYDLYLEVPDHPGIIGKITTEIGNQGINISNVQIVESREDVPGVMRLSFRQEHDMEKAKIMLQDQQYSVFV
- the hisC gene encoding histidinol-phosphate transaminase; this translates as MKPKSRIVNIPVYQPGKPLEEVKRELGLSEVIKLASNENPYGSAPSVQEAIAKELTQLHIYPDGGAVELTAQLGAHLGVEPNQIIFGCGSDEIIALITRAFLEPGDETIMADQTFSVYKSNADIEGALVHEVPLKDGVHDLEGMMAQVNGRTKIIWVCNPNNPTGTIVSHEELIGFLEQVPSSVMVVLDEAYYEYVTDAAYPQSLKLLEKYTNVVILRTFSKIYGLAALRIGYGVGHADVIKLINQVREPFNTSRIGQAAARQALADQHFVQECHDKNKEGIQYLTAEFDRLGLHYFPSQTNFIMVDVKHQALEIFQSMLRRGVIVRAGHQKYPTYIRVTVGTARENEIFIRALEESMQEQSTTV